Below is a genomic region from Castanea sativa cultivar Marrone di Chiusa Pesio chromosome 2, ASM4071231v1.
aatctcCAATGGGtattaaagagaaaaatgctCCAAAAAAATACCTTAAAAGGAGGCACATAGGCTACATACAAGTATGATCTGTAACATCTATGCATTATCTTATTTGACTTAAGCATTGAAGAGTTTTCACCATTTAaactttgttgttttttttaatcattcaaaatttgtTGTTGATTTCATCTTTTTGCTACCGCTACAACTTACATGCAACCAATTGcatcatcaaaatatatatgattaaattcatattatttggAATGAATGGCTACGACTTGCAATAAACAGATTATCACAAGTtcttaataataacaaaaagattattattaCAAGTTTACAATAGTAATTAATGGGTTTGAAACTAAGTAGGGTACATAGTAAAATCATGAGGGTTGCCTCGTAGTAGCCTTTTCGCCTCATCTTTAACTTATAAAAAAGAGGGGTGCTCtactaattaaaaagaaagaaaaagaaaaaaaaaggtactccTATTCCTATATACATTGTACTAACAGCCAAAAATCATGAAATTAATCCCTCGTGAACTAAAAGAATTATTTAATTAAGCGAAAGAATCTCTATTAATTGACAGTGATGGATCAATCGTTGATCACACgtacataaaaaagaaaagaaaagctagagagacaaagagacagttttagagagagagaatcaaagaGGAAGCAAAaagcaagggaaaaaaaaagaaaaaagaacttcTACATCTAGAGAGAGAAACCATATTTTAGcattaacaaattaaaccccATCATCCCCTAATCTCAGCTCTCTGCACACCAATAAGACAGACAAAGAGAGACATGAATATTATTCTATTGCTCCATAAACAATGCAAAAAATCCAGATGGTGTTTAttagtgtgagagagagagagagagagagagagagagggtcacATGGCATGTGAGCAACAGCTGTGTTCAGTTCTCCCCACTTGATAAATacccttcttaccatccttactCAGActtttgactctctctctctctctctctctccttccaaaGAGTCCAAAACCCACTTTCTCTCCAAAAACCAGAGCTTTCTCTAAGCTCTCTCTAATGGCAGTTCTGAGACCCTAAAGCACAAACACCCACCACTCCACTCATAAACtcataaaaatgaaaactttcagctccttctctctcttcctcctctccCTCACTTTCCTATCTTTCCAAGCTTCCCAAGGTAGTACCACTCCCTCATCCTACAAAGACACCCAACAGCTTCTCAACTTCAAAGCCAGTGTATCAAACCCAACCCTCCTCTCCAATTGGCTTCCAAACCAAAACACATGTAACTTTACTGGCATTACTTGCAAGGACTCCTTGGTGTCCTCCATAGACCTTAGCTTTACCCATCTAGGCACCAACTTTAGCCTTGTTTCAACCTTTCTTCTCTCCCTTGACCACCTAGAGACCCTTGTTCTAAAAGACATCAATCTCACAGGCACCATTTCTTTCACCAAATGTAACTCCTTTTTAACCACCTTAGatctctctctaaactcccTCTCTGGCTCTCTCTCTGACATTTCCAACTTCGGTTCTTGCTCAAGTTTGAATTCTCTCAACCTCTCAAACAACGGCCTAGACTCTTCTTTCCTCAAAGGCTCACCGAGACTCAATCTTGAGGTACTTGATCTTTCTAACAACAAGCTCTCAGGTCCAACCGTGATTACTTGGCTCTTCCAATCCAGTTGCAATGGTATGAAACGGTTGGCCTTGAAGGGAAACAAGCTCACTGGTGAGATAGGCCCAACTCTAGCCACTTGTGAGACCCTTAATTATCTAGACCTCTCATCCAACAATTTCTCAGTGGTTGTTCCTTCCTTTGGCGAGTGTTTAGCTTTGGAGTACCTTGACATCTCTGCCAACAAGTTTTTTGGTGATATCAGCCACTCACTCTCTTCCTGTCACAATCTTAGGTTCTTGAACATATCCAGCAACCCGTTCGGTGGTAGTATTCCAGTTCTCCCAGTACAGAACCTGCAGTCTCTTTTTGTAGCTGACAATGAATTACATGGTGAAATTCCTCCATGGCTTTCAACTGCTTGTTCCAACCTCATACAGCTAGACCTTTCAACCAACAACCTCTCTGGCACAGTCCCAAGTGGTTTCGGCGCTTGTTCTTCTTTGGAATCTTTGGATATATCTGAGAATAAATTCTCAGGCGAATTACCAATCGATATTTTTACCAAGATGGGAGCTTTAAAGAAGTTGTTCTTGTCCTTCAATGGTTTCTCTGGTGTCCTGCCTGATTCTTTGTCTCAGCTAGTGAAATTGGAGACTTTGGATCTTAGTGCCAACAATTTCTCTGGCTCTATTCCTAGTACTCTCTGTCAAGGCACTGAGACCAACTTGCAAGAGCTTTTCTTACAGAACAACCTGTTCACAGGTTCAATTCCCTCAAGTTTGAGCAACTGTTCACAACTGGTTTCTTTAGATTTGAGCTTCAATAACCTGGGGGGAACTATACCTCCAAGCTTGGGAAGCTTGTCAAAGCTTAGAGATATGATAATCTGGTTGAACAAGTTACAAGGTGAAATCCCACAAGAGCTCATGTACATCCAGACACTTGAGAATCTGATCCTAGACTTCAATGAGCTGACAGGGACTATTCCTTCTGGGCTAAGCAACTGCACCAATCTGAATTGGATTTCCTTGTCAAACAACAAATTGGGTGGTGAGATTCCAGCGTGGATTGGTCAGTTTTCAAAGCTAGCAATACTGAAACTCAGTAATAACTCTTTCTCTGGGAGGATCCCACCTGAACTTGGGGACTGTAAGAGCTTGATATGGTTGGATCTCAATACCAATAAGTTGAATGGGACTATTCCACCTGAGCTTTTCAAGCAATCAGGCAGTATTGCAGTGAAGTACTTGAGTCAGAAGACTTATGTGTACATCAAGAATGATGGGAGTAAGGAGTGTCATGGAGCTGGGAATTTGCTAGAGTTTGCTGGGATTGATCATGAGCAGCTGAATAGGATTTCAACCAGGAATCCTTGCAATTTCACTAGAGTGTATGAAGGTAAGTTGCAACCTACATTTTACCACAATGGGTCAatcatttttcttgatatttcacATAACATGTTGTCTGGTAGTATTCCAAAGGAGATTGGGAGTACTATGTATCTATAT
It encodes:
- the LOC142624365 gene encoding systemin receptor SR160 produces the protein MKTFSSFSLFLLSLTFLSFQASQGSTTPSSYKDTQQLLNFKASVSNPTLLSNWLPNQNTCNFTGITCKDSLVSSIDLSFTHLGTNFSLVSTFLLSLDHLETLVLKDINLTGTISFTKCNSFLTTLDLSLNSLSGSLSDISNFGSCSSLNSLNLSNNGLDSSFLKGSPRLNLEVLDLSNNKLSGPTVITWLFQSSCNGMKRLALKGNKLTGEIGPTLATCETLNYLDLSSNNFSVVVPSFGECLALEYLDISANKFFGDISHSLSSCHNLRFLNISSNPFGGSIPVLPVQNLQSLFVADNELHGEIPPWLSTACSNLIQLDLSTNNLSGTVPSGFGACSSLESLDISENKFSGELPIDIFTKMGALKKLFLSFNGFSGVLPDSLSQLVKLETLDLSANNFSGSIPSTLCQGTETNLQELFLQNNLFTGSIPSSLSNCSQLVSLDLSFNNLGGTIPPSLGSLSKLRDMIIWLNKLQGEIPQELMYIQTLENLILDFNELTGTIPSGLSNCTNLNWISLSNNKLGGEIPAWIGQFSKLAILKLSNNSFSGRIPPELGDCKSLIWLDLNTNKLNGTIPPELFKQSGSIAVKYLSQKTYVYIKNDGSKECHGAGNLLEFAGIDHEQLNRISTRNPCNFTRVYEGKLQPTFYHNGSIIFLDISHNMLSGSIPKEIGSTMYLYVLNLGHNNISGVIPQEIGDIRSLNILDLSSNRLGGLIPQSMTALSLLTEIDLSNNYLSGAIPETGQLETFPASSFQNNSGLCGYPLPKCGQDPSSSLNSQHQKSHRRQASLAGSVAMGLLFSLFCIVGLIIVAIETKKRRKKKDASFDGYVDSRSHSGTANVSWKLTGAREALSINLATFEKPLRKLTFADLLEATNGFHNDSLIGSGGFGDVYKAQLKDGSIVAIKKLIHISGQGDREFTAEMETIGKIKHRNLVPLLGYCKVGEERLLVYEYMRYGSLEDVLHDPKKSGIKLNWTVRRKIAIGAARGLAFLHHNCIPHIIHRDMKSSNVLLDENLEARVSDFGMARLMSAMDTHLSVSTLAGTPGYVPPEYYQSFRCSTKGDVYSYGVVLLELLTGKRPTDSADFGDNNLVGWVKQHAKLKISDVFDPELMKEDPTLEIELLQHLKVACACLDDRPWRRPTMIQVMAMFKEIQAGCGIDSQSTIATEDGGFSAVEMVEMSIKEVPELSSKQ